The following are from one region of the Leishmania braziliensis MHOM/BR/75/M2904 WGS CADA00000000 data, contig 37, whole genome shotgun sequence genome:
- a CDS encoding pyruvate dehydrogenase E1 beta subunit, putative — protein MATRCATTSMTVRDAIQSALDEELARDDKVFVIGEEVAQYQGAYKVTKGLSDKYGKDRIIDMPITEHGFTGMAVGAALGGMRPVCEFMTFNFAMQAIDQIVNSAAKSLYMSGGQMKCPIVFRGPNGASAGVGAQHSQCFGPWYASVPGLKVIAPYNCEDARGMIKAAIRDDNAVVVLEHELLYGESFPVTDVAADKNFVIPFGKAKIEREGKDITLIGFSRGVELCLKTAEKLAAEGVQAEVINLRSLRPLDRETIFKSIKKTHRAVTVDESFPVCNIGAEICACVMESDTFDYLDAPIERVSCADCPTPYSKEIEMASQPQVADVMAAAKRVLS, from the coding sequence ATGGCAACTCGCTGCGCCACGACAAGCATGACGGTGCGCGATGCAATTCAGTCGGCCCTCGACGAGGAGCTCGCCCGCGACGACAAGGTCTTCGTGATTGGTGAGGAGGTCGCCCAGTACCAGGGTGCGTACAAGGTAACCAAAGGCCTCTCAGACAAGTACGGCAAGGACCGCATCATCGACATGCCCATCACGGAGCACGGCTTCACTGGCATGgccgttggtgctgctctcGGTGGTATGCGCCCGGTGTGCGAGTTCATGACCTTCAACTTCGCCATGCAGGCTATCGACCAAATTGTGAACTCGGCCGCCAAGAGCCTGTACATGTCTGGCGGCCAAATGAAGTGCCCCATAGTCTTCCGTGGCCCCAACGGTGCGTCGGCTGGCGTAGGTGCCCAGCATAGCCAGTGCTTCGGTCCGTGGTACGCGTCCGTGCCCGGCCTGAAGGTAATTGCGCCGTACAACTGCGAAGACGCCCGCGGCATGATCAAGGCGGCCATCCGCGACGACAatgctgtggtggtgctcgagCATGAGCTTCTGTACGGCGAGTCCTTCCCCGTCACGGACGTAGCAGCTGACAAGAACTTTGTGATCCCGTTCGGCAAGGCAAAGATTGAGCGGGAGGGCAAGGACATCACCCTCATCGGCTTCTCTCGCGGTGTGGAGCTGTGTCTGAAGACGGCTGAGAAGCTTGCCGCAGAGGGCGTGCAGGCGGAGGTGATCAACCTTCGCTCCCTGCGGCCGCTCGACCGGGAGACCATCTTCAAGTCCATCAAGAAGACACACCGCGCCGTGACGGTCGATGAGTCCTTCCCTGTGTGCAACATTGGTGCTGAGATCTGCGCCTGTGTCATGGAAAGCGATACGTTCGACTACCTCGATGCCCCGATCGAGCGTGTGTCGTGTGCCGACTGCCCGACGCCGTACAGCAAGGAAATCGAGATGGCCTCGCAACCGCAGGTGGCCGACGTCATGGCCGCTGCCAAGCGCGTTCTCAGCTAA
- a CDS encoding mitotic spindle checkpoint component, putative, whose amino-acid sequence MTQTTHAITLAGSVATVTEYLGFAINNILYQRGVYPAEDFHQVKKFGLSLMISTDADLNAYLAELLQQISSWIAHGTCRRLVLLITDVQSVQTLERWEINIEAQPVPSASSSHLYGGGRKSEEDVRLEIQAVMRQITACVSFLPVITQPCAFDLLVYTSVNAQVPSTAWEPSDPQVLRHGTEVKLRSFTTSFHQVDTNVVYRE is encoded by the coding sequence ATGACGCAGACGACCCACGCCATCACTCTCGCCGGCTCCGTCGCTACAGTCACAGAGTACCTCGGCTTTGCTATAAATAATATTCTCTACCAGCGCGGTGTCTACCCAGCTGAAGATTTTCACCAGGTGAAGAAATTCGGTCTGTCGCTCATGATTTCTACCGATGCAGATTTGAACGCGTACCTGGCGGAACTTCTACAGCAGATCTCCTCGTGGATTGCACACGGAACGTGCCGGCGTCTAGTGCTGCTCATCACGGATGTTCAGTCAGTGCAGACACTGGAGCGGTGGGAGATCAACATAGAAGCGCAGCCCGTGCCATCGGCGTCTTCGTCGCACCTGTACGGCGGCGGTCGCAAGAGCGAGGAAGACGTTCGCCTCGAGATTCAAGCCGTGATGCGGCAGATCACGGCTTGCGTGTCCTTCCTGCCTGTGATTACGCAGCCATGTGCCTTTGACCTGCTCGTTTACACGTCTGTGAACGCGCAGGTTCCGTCGACAGCGTGGGAGCCCAGCGATCCTCAGGTGCTCAGGCACGGCACCGAGGTCAAGCTGCGCTCCTTCACCACGTCGTTCCACCAGGTTGACACGAATGTAGTCTATCGTGAATGA